A DNA window from Ornithobacterium rhinotracheale DSM 15997 contains the following coding sequences:
- the yihA gene encoding ribosome biogenesis GTP-binding protein YihA/YsxC, which produces MKITSAKFVESNSDWRKCPAPDRPEYAFIGRSNVGKSSLINMLADNKKLAKTSGTPGKTQLVNHFLINGEWYLVDLPGYGYAQVSKKTRKKFSELITGYILNRKNLINLYVLVDARHDPMKIDLEFMEFLSKKGIPFSIVLTKIDKLSSSALAKNLMKYQKKMLNTWQTLPPFYKTSATSKVGKEELLNNIDLFNQQLNKIDFAQIVNNEKPSENEI; this is translated from the coding sequence ATGAAAATCACATCGGCTAAATTTGTAGAAAGTAATTCGGACTGGCGAAAATGCCCTGCACCCGACAGACCAGAATATGCCTTTATCGGTCGTTCCAATGTGGGGAAATCCTCGCTCATCAACATGCTGGCAGACAATAAGAAATTGGCAAAAACTTCGGGCACGCCAGGGAAAACACAGTTAGTTAATCATTTTTTAATCAATGGAGAATGGTATTTGGTGGATTTGCCAGGATATGGCTATGCGCAAGTGTCCAAAAAAACGCGTAAAAAATTCAGCGAATTGATCACGGGATATATTCTAAACCGAAAAAATCTCATCAATTTATATGTGCTGGTAGACGCAAGACACGACCCGATGAAAATCGATTTGGAATTCATGGAATTTTTAAGCAAAAAAGGAATTCCGTTCAGCATTGTGCTTACTAAAATCGATAAATTAAGCAGTTCAGCATTGGCTAAAAATTTAATGAAATACCAAAAAAAAATGCTGAATACTTGGCAGACTTTGCCACCTTTTTATAAAACATCTGCTACCTCAAAAGTGGGAAAAGAAGAATTGTTGAATAATATAGATTTGTTTAATCAGCAATTAAATAAAATAGATTTTGCCCAAATTGTAAACAACGAAAAACCATCAGAAAATGAAATTTAA
- a CDS encoding penicillin-binding protein, protein MTNNKDKYLKLRGYAVAVVFILVVIGIYIKLFNLQVDPNERKKFEEFAEKTNFREAVIPAQRGNLYAADGSLLATSVKIYDIAIDGKAMRQDLIDKHLNGLSDSLHALFGKPANYYAQLILKAKAQNKQYVKIARGINFQQLKRLKTFPIFEKGQIKGGLIVDERLVRERSVKDIGSRTLGYVKDSVKVGLEGAYNELLAGKDGRRLEQRMGGGNWKPIDVSTEVNAEEGYDVVTTIDIPLQNVAYNALYDQLSQYEAEYGCIVIMEVKTGEIKAIANLTRLQDGNYADIQNFAVGEASEPGSTIKTISLLAALKEGVVDTATTVETGGGRAKLYGRVISDSHGYGTINVRQVLEKSSNIGTAKIITGAYQDKPEKFMNIITREWKMGEPLGVDIPGEAKPFFPDPNKKSWSKQSLSSVSFGYESKITPLQILTFYNGIANNGVMLKPLFVKEIRKKGALIKKFEPTVRVPKMAQDSTIRKMQNMLASVMKRGTGRSFNNQEYPTAGKTGTARVEYWIKNQPIQYRASFCGYFPADNPRYSCYVMAHKPSRNKGFYGGTVAGPIFKAIADYVYVNTPKTYFAENRKAQPDKQNAHGFELKNNKIPNLKGKLAYEVIPALENAGLKVSYTGMGKIVNQSLPEGTTIKKGTHIQLALSHL, encoded by the coding sequence ATGACTAACAACAAGGACAAATATTTAAAACTAAGAGGCTATGCAGTAGCTGTGGTGTTTATTCTTGTAGTGATTGGGATTTACATTAAACTCTTCAATCTACAAGTAGACCCTAATGAGCGCAAGAAATTCGAGGAATTTGCAGAAAAAACAAATTTCCGCGAAGCTGTGATTCCTGCACAAAGAGGGAACCTATACGCTGCAGACGGAAGCCTTTTAGCTACCTCTGTAAAAATATACGATATTGCCATCGACGGAAAAGCCATGCGCCAAGACTTAATCGACAAACACTTAAACGGATTAAGCGACTCCTTGCATGCGCTTTTTGGCAAGCCAGCTAACTATTACGCTCAATTAATTCTAAAAGCAAAAGCACAGAACAAACAATATGTGAAAATTGCAAGAGGAATTAATTTTCAACAACTTAAAAGATTAAAAACCTTTCCTATCTTTGAAAAAGGACAAATCAAAGGTGGGCTTATTGTTGATGAGCGACTTGTGAGAGAGCGATCTGTAAAAGACATAGGCTCAAGAACACTTGGCTATGTGAAAGACAGTGTCAAAGTGGGACTTGAAGGAGCCTACAACGAGCTGCTTGCAGGAAAAGATGGAAGAAGACTAGAACAAAGAATGGGGGGCGGAAACTGGAAGCCAATTGATGTAAGCACCGAAGTGAATGCAGAAGAAGGCTATGATGTGGTGACCACCATTGATATTCCTTTGCAAAATGTGGCTTACAATGCACTCTACGACCAACTTTCTCAATACGAGGCAGAATACGGCTGCATTGTAATCATGGAGGTGAAAACGGGAGAAATCAAAGCCATTGCGAATTTAACTCGCTTACAAGACGGAAACTATGCCGATATTCAAAATTTTGCCGTAGGAGAAGCCAGCGAACCAGGCTCCACCATCAAGACCATTTCGCTACTCGCTGCACTTAAAGAAGGCGTTGTAGACACTGCCACAACTGTAGAAACTGGTGGCGGAAGAGCTAAATTATACGGTCGTGTAATCAGCGATTCGCACGGATATGGCACCATCAATGTTCGCCAAGTTTTAGAAAAATCTTCTAACATTGGTACCGCCAAAATCATCACAGGTGCCTACCAAGACAAGCCCGAAAAGTTCATGAACATCATTACTAGAGAATGGAAAATGGGCGAACCGCTTGGCGTAGATATTCCTGGAGAAGCTAAACCTTTCTTCCCAGATCCGAACAAAAAATCTTGGAGCAAGCAATCGCTATCCTCTGTATCATTTGGCTACGAAAGCAAAATCACGCCATTGCAAATCCTTACTTTCTATAATGGAATTGCCAACAACGGGGTGATGCTAAAACCTTTATTTGTAAAAGAAATTCGCAAAAAAGGAGCTTTAATCAAAAAATTTGAGCCCACTGTGCGCGTGCCAAAAATGGCGCAAGATTCCACAATCAGAAAAATGCAAAACATGCTCGCCTCGGTAATGAAACGCGGAACAGGACGCTCTTTCAATAACCAAGAATATCCTACAGCAGGCAAAACAGGAACCGCTCGTGTGGAATATTGGATTAAGAATCAACCAATTCAATATCGTGCCTCTTTCTGTGGCTATTTCCCTGCCGATAATCCAAGATATTCCTGCTATGTGATGGCTCACAAGCCCTCTCGCAACAAGGGATTCTATGGAGGAACTGTTGCAGGACCTATTTTTAAAGCCATTGCAGACTATGTTTATGTAAATACGCCAAAAACTTATTTTGCCGAAAACAGAAAAGCTCAACCCGATAAACAAAATGCACACGGCTTTGAATTAAAAAACAATAAAATTCCAAATTTAAAAGGGAAATTAGCCTACGAGGTAATCCCAGCACTTGAAAATGCGGGATTAAAGGTAAGCTACACTGGAATGGGAAAGATTGTAAATCAATCCTTACCAGAAGGAACAACAATCAAAAAAGGAACACACATACAATTAGCACTTAGCCACTTATGA
- the mraY gene encoding phospho-N-acetylmuramoyl-pentapeptide-transferase: MLYYFFEYINQYFDVPGINMIRSTTFRMAMSVLTSLFIALFFGKKIINYLRIKQLGETVRDLGLVGQKEKEGTPTMGGVIIILATLIPALLFTKLNNIYIIILITSLLWMGTIGFLDDYIKVFRKNKAGLAGKFKVLGQVGLGLIVGSMLYFSPNVTVRQQIHTPQTNTRQLSADELFGEPQRSNLTNIPFFKDNELNYDSLLFWMDKEDATKYGWLIFIPVVIFIITAVSNGSNLTDGIDGLAAGSSVIIVGALALFAWVSGNFIFADYLNILYIPRVEEVMVFCGGFIGALIGFLWYNTYPAQVFMGDTGSLTIGGLIAVIAVIVRKELLLPVLCGIFLAESLSVLLQVSYFKYTKKRFGEGKRIFLMSPLHHHFQKLAYHESKIVNRFLIIGFILAVISIITLKIR; this comes from the coding sequence ATGCTTTATTACTTTTTTGAATATATAAACCAATATTTCGATGTGCCAGGCATCAATATGATACGCTCTACGACATTCCGTATGGCGATGTCTGTGCTCACTTCGTTGTTTATCGCACTATTTTTTGGTAAAAAAATCATTAATTATTTGCGCATAAAGCAACTGGGCGAAACGGTGAGAGATTTAGGACTAGTAGGACAAAAAGAAAAAGAAGGTACACCAACGATGGGAGGCGTTATCATCATTCTAGCCACACTAATTCCAGCTCTGCTCTTCACTAAGCTGAACAACATCTACATCATTATTCTCATCACATCTCTTTTATGGATGGGAACGATTGGTTTTTTAGACGACTACATCAAAGTTTTCAGAAAGAACAAAGCAGGCTTAGCGGGAAAATTTAAAGTACTTGGGCAAGTAGGGCTTGGGCTCATCGTAGGCTCCATGCTATACTTTAGCCCAAATGTTACTGTGCGCCAGCAAATCCACACCCCTCAAACCAATACCAGACAACTCTCTGCAGATGAACTTTTTGGAGAGCCACAAAGATCAAACCTAACCAATATACCTTTCTTTAAGGACAATGAATTAAATTACGATTCTCTCCTATTTTGGATGGATAAAGAAGATGCCACCAAATATGGCTGGCTCATCTTTATCCCTGTCGTAATTTTCATCATTACAGCCGTATCCAACGGCTCCAACCTTACAGACGGAATCGACGGGCTCGCCGCAGGAAGCTCAGTCATCATAGTCGGTGCATTGGCACTTTTTGCATGGGTATCGGGAAACTTTATCTTTGCCGACTACCTAAACATTTTGTACATACCACGAGTGGAGGAAGTCATGGTATTCTGCGGGGGCTTCATCGGGGCATTGATAGGATTTTTGTGGTACAACACCTACCCTGCTCAGGTGTTTATGGGAGACACAGGGAGTTTAACCATCGGGGGGCTTATCGCCGTGATCGCAGTCATTGTGCGCAAAGAGCTTTTACTACCTGTCTTATGCGGAATCTTCCTAGCAGAAAGCCTTTCTGTATTGTTGCAAGTAAGCTATTTTAAATACACCAAAAAGCGATTTGGCGAAGGAAAAAGAATTTTCCTTATGTCGCCATTGCACCACCATTTTCAAAAGCTGGCTTACCATGAAAGTAAAATTGTAAACCGATTTTTAATCATCGGTTTTATTCTCGCTGTGATTTCAATTATAACCCTAAAAATTAGATAG
- a CDS encoding beta-N-acetylglucosaminidase yields the protein MKFKLFNLLILVFSLSIAQQIQPTPQKEDFSGKTIATPQSFSYKVVKSAPQSIIYFIESEPIPYDKNGFKIELNKKSKIKNLPNKAEAYYLKIDKNKVTIEARDWRGVYYGLQTFRQLAQNPTLPLGEIIDYPNVEFRGVVEGFYGNPWSFEDRMRQLTFYGENKMNTYIYGPKDDAYHSSPNWRKPYPPEEAQKIKDLVEQAHQNEVDFYWAIHPGKDIRWNAEDRDNLIKKFEAMYALGVRAFAVFFDDISGEGTKADKQAELLNYIDDHFIKTKKDVRPLIMCPTEYNKSWSNIKGGYLPTLGKNLNKDIHIMWTGDRVIGDVTQSSLEWINKNIERKAFFWWNFPVSDYVRDHLLLGPAYGLDTRVESMLSGMVTNPMERAEASKVAIYSVADYAWNVPKYDSIKAWERGIKNVFPTDFEAYKFFAENNADLGRNGHGYRRDESWNYKKLAQKIIKEIDQNNLSTETYQEAKAFFDKMILSAGTLMASQDNPYLIDEIKPWLSQFSLQGQMGLNILAMQQALQADDAQAFLRNYYSAQTDKTAMFYIDHAENQNPYQPGVKTGSLVIQPMLDNAMVSLAKKYNQKYNANLAVQVNYNPHQPDTNIEQLKNQPLVLNNRTLNYSPSLEVVKIKPQGYIGVKLHEPLKVEQIVLNFGVKNFDWGQVQYSENGLEWTPINGNFKDTTWISRPNKKAKFIRFINTSNQEQEMYFKRFELVVK from the coding sequence ATGAAATTTAAGCTCTTTAATTTATTAATTTTAGTTTTTAGTTTAAGCATTGCGCAGCAGATTCAGCCCACACCACAAAAAGAAGATTTCAGCGGAAAAACAATTGCTACGCCACAAAGTTTTTCTTACAAAGTGGTGAAAAGTGCTCCACAGAGTATAATTTATTTTATAGAAAGTGAGCCCATTCCGTATGATAAAAATGGATTTAAAATTGAACTGAATAAAAAATCAAAAATTAAAAATCTGCCTAACAAAGCAGAGGCGTATTATTTAAAAATTGATAAAAATAAAGTCACTATCGAGGCAAGAGACTGGCGTGGTGTTTATTACGGTTTGCAGACTTTTAGACAATTGGCACAAAATCCCACACTACCATTGGGGGAAATTATAGATTATCCCAATGTTGAGTTTCGTGGCGTGGTAGAAGGATTTTACGGAAACCCTTGGAGCTTTGAAGACAGAATGCGACAGCTTACTTTTTATGGCGAAAACAAAATGAACACCTATATATATGGTCCCAAAGATGATGCCTACCATAGTTCGCCGAATTGGAGAAAGCCATATCCACCCGAAGAAGCGCAGAAAATCAAAGATTTAGTAGAACAGGCACATCAAAACGAAGTGGATTTTTATTGGGCTATTCACCCAGGGAAAGACATCAGATGGAATGCGGAAGATAGGGATAATTTAATCAAGAAATTTGAAGCCATGTATGCACTCGGTGTGCGAGCATTTGCTGTTTTCTTCGATGATATTTCGGGCGAAGGAACTAAAGCCGACAAGCAAGCGGAGCTATTGAATTATATAGATGATCATTTCATTAAAACCAAAAAAGATGTGCGTCCGCTGATTATGTGCCCTACCGAGTACAACAAAAGTTGGTCTAATATAAAAGGTGGATATTTACCCACTTTGGGTAAAAACCTGAACAAAGATATCCATATTATGTGGACGGGCGATCGTGTGATTGGCGATGTAACACAAAGTTCGCTTGAGTGGATTAACAAAAATATCGAAAGAAAAGCATTTTTCTGGTGGAATTTTCCCGTTTCAGATTATGTACGCGATCACTTATTGCTCGGTCCAGCTTATGGGCTAGATACCCGAGTGGAAAGCATGCTTTCTGGCATGGTAACCAATCCTATGGAGCGTGCCGAGGCATCAAAAGTGGCGATTTATAGCGTAGCAGATTACGCTTGGAATGTACCAAAATATGATTCCATAAAAGCGTGGGAGCGAGGGATAAAAAATGTATTTCCGACCGATTTTGAAGCCTACAAATTCTTTGCAGAAAACAACGCAGATTTGGGAAGAAACGGACACGGCTACCGCCGAGATGAATCTTGGAATTACAAAAAATTGGCTCAAAAAATCATTAAAGAAATTGATCAAAATAATTTAAGCACAGAAACTTACCAAGAGGCAAAAGCCTTTTTTGATAAAATGATTCTTTCTGCAGGCACGCTTATGGCAAGTCAAGATAATCCGTATTTGATAGATGAAATCAAGCCATGGCTATCTCAATTCAGTTTGCAGGGGCAAATGGGATTAAACATTTTAGCCATGCAACAAGCTTTGCAAGCTGATGATGCTCAGGCATTTTTGAGAAATTATTACAGTGCACAGACCGATAAAACTGCGATGTTCTACATTGATCATGCCGAAAACCAAAACCCATATCAGCCAGGCGTGAAAACAGGAAGTTTGGTCATTCAGCCAATGTTGGACAATGCAATGGTGAGTTTGGCTAAAAAGTATAATCAAAAATACAATGCTAATTTAGCCGTGCAAGTGAATTACAATCCGCACCAGCCAGACACCAATATTGAGCAGCTGAAAAATCAACCATTGGTATTAAACAATCGAACGCTGAATTATTCGCCATCGCTCGAAGTGGTGAAAATCAAGCCACAAGGCTACATCGGTGTGAAATTACACGAGCCACTAAAAGTGGAGCAAATTGTGCTTAATTTTGGTGTTAAAAACTTTGATTGGGGTCAAGTTCAATATTCAGAAAACGGACTTGAATGGACTCCAATCAACGGGAATTTTAAAGACACTACTTGGATTTCTAGACCGAACAAAAAAGCTAAATTTATACGATTCATCAATACCTCGAACCAAGAACAAGAAATGTATTTTAAGCGATTTGAACTCGTGGTAAAATAA
- the rsmH gene encoding 16S rRNA (cytosine(1402)-N(4))-methyltransferase RsmH, which yields MNYHKPVLFDECIDALVQTPGGVYVDCTFGGGGHSRGILKKLNENGKLFAFDQDLDAAKNQIQDSRFQLILSNFRFIKNQLKFYGITQVDGVLADLGVSSHQFDTATRGFSTRFEGRLDMRMNQNQSKSAWEVVNQYPEKDLGIILKNYGEIKQGFKWANIIATARKNAPINTTQELKEVLSAVIPKHKENKLLAQLFQALRIEVNDELKALEDMLMQMADIIKPDGRLVVISYHSLEDRLVKNYIKKGMFQGEPERDLYGNWYAPFRPLQSKVILASEEEVEENPRARSAKLRIGIRNHG from the coding sequence ATGAATTACCATAAACCTGTACTTTTTGATGAGTGCATAGACGCACTAGTTCAAACGCCTGGAGGTGTGTATGTAGACTGCACCTTTGGGGGCGGAGGACACTCGCGCGGAATTTTGAAAAAATTAAACGAAAACGGAAAGCTTTTCGCCTTCGACCAAGATTTAGATGCGGCTAAAAACCAAATACAAGATTCTCGTTTTCAATTGATTTTATCTAATTTTAGATTTATTAAAAATCAATTAAAGTTTTACGGAATCACACAAGTAGATGGCGTTTTGGCAGATTTAGGCGTTTCATCGCACCAGTTTGACACCGCAACGCGTGGTTTCTCTACCCGATTCGAAGGTAGACTGGATATGCGCATGAACCAAAACCAATCTAAATCGGCTTGGGAAGTAGTAAACCAATATCCAGAAAAGGATTTAGGCATTATTTTAAAGAATTATGGCGAAATCAAGCAAGGATTCAAATGGGCAAATATTATCGCCACCGCGAGAAAAAACGCACCTATCAATACCACGCAAGAGTTAAAAGAAGTGCTTTCAGCCGTAATCCCAAAACACAAGGAAAATAAGCTTTTAGCTCAATTATTCCAAGCTTTAAGAATTGAGGTGAACGACGAACTGAAGGCACTAGAGGATATGCTTATGCAAATGGCAGACATCATTAAGCCAGATGGCAGATTAGTCGTGATTTCTTATCACTCTCTTGAGGATAGATTGGTAAAAAATTACATCAAAAAAGGAATGTTCCAAGGAGAACCAGAGAGGGATCTCTACGGAAACTGGTACGCTCCATTCAGACCACTGCAATCTAAAGTGATCTTGGCTAGCGAAGAAGAAGTTGAAGAAAACCCACGCGCAAGAAGTGCTAAATTAAGAATAGGAATCAGAAATCATGGCTAA
- the mraZ gene encoding division/cell wall cluster transcriptional repressor MraZ, with the protein MTSLIGSYECKVDAKGRLALPMDLRKQLEDVLEKGFILKRSVFKPCLELHPIDEWNRVMEKMGKLNPFVKKNSDFIRRFTAGAKPVELDSNGRLQIAKDLVNYAKIEKNVVLSSYIYIIEIWNKDLYEAEINNEEVDFGALAEEVMGSLGDELP; encoded by the coding sequence ATGACAAGTCTAATCGGTTCATATGAATGTAAGGTAGATGCCAAGGGGCGTCTAGCCCTTCCTATGGACCTGCGCAAACAGCTAGAAGATGTCCTAGAAAAGGGATTTATCTTAAAGCGTTCTGTGTTCAAACCTTGTCTTGAGCTTCACCCCATAGATGAATGGAACCGCGTGATGGAAAAAATGGGTAAACTTAATCCTTTTGTGAAAAAAAACAGTGATTTCATTCGCCGATTCACCGCTGGAGCCAAACCCGTGGAGCTCGACAGCAATGGCAGATTGCAGATTGCCAAAGACTTAGTGAATTACGCAAAGATTGAAAAGAATGTAGTACTCTCCTCTTACATCTACATTATCGAGATTTGGAACAAAGATTTGTATGAAGCTGAAATCAACAATGAGGAAGTAGATTTTGGCGCATTAGCAGAAGAAGTAATGGGCAGCCTAGGAGATGAATTACCATAA
- a CDS encoding thiamine diphosphokinase, with amino-acid sequence MKKALLLINGAPPKEPINVGKYDAIYCTDGAYEKALKIGLKPDVVVGDFDSISNVELPEVEVLHRPDQDFTDFDKCLQELEIRGFTSIDVFGATGLEHDHFLGNLTTASHFKDKMRISFHDDYSVFFFSPKVLKLNAVKNRMISLYPFPHAESVESKGLFYPLGGMDLDILGRVGTRNHAQDDEVEISFKKGEMIIFVSKYLKK; translated from the coding sequence ATGAAGAAAGCCCTTTTGCTCATCAATGGAGCGCCGCCTAAAGAACCAATCAATGTAGGGAAATACGATGCCATATATTGCACCGACGGAGCCTATGAAAAAGCCCTAAAAATCGGACTAAAGCCAGATGTTGTGGTCGGGGATTTTGATTCTATTTCAAATGTCGAACTTCCAGAAGTTGAGGTTTTGCACCGCCCCGATCAAGATTTTACCGATTTTGATAAATGTCTGCAAGAATTGGAAATTAGAGGCTTTACAAGCATCGATGTCTTTGGAGCTACGGGGCTGGAGCACGACCATTTTTTGGGAAATTTGACCACAGCGAGCCATTTCAAAGATAAAATGCGAATCAGTTTTCATGATGATTATTCCGTATTCTTTTTTTCGCCTAAAGTTTTAAAGTTGAATGCTGTGAAAAATAGAATGATCTCATTATATCCCTTTCCGCATGCCGAGTCGGTGGAATCCAAAGGCTTGTTTTACCCGCTAGGCGGAATGGATTTGGATATTTTGGGCAGAGTAGGAACACGAAATCATGCTCAAGATGATGAGGTGGAAATTAGTTTTAAAAAAGGCGAAATGATAATTTTTGTGTCAAAATATCTAAAAAAATAA
- a CDS encoding alpha/beta fold hydrolase translates to MLFNIKKKKKYNYIEEGEGHPLVLLHGLMGGLSNFEALTKFFVEKGYKVYMPELPIYSLPVLSTNVSSIAKYVTRFVQDVIQKPVTLIGNSLGGHVGLVVSLEHPELVHSLVLTGSSGLYEKSFGETFPKRGSYEYVQKKAEEVFYDPSIATKEVVDSVYKVVNDNSKVIKTLYIARSAIKHNMKDVLHKIQMPVCLIWGKQDNVTPPDVAVQFEEGLPNAKLFWIDKCGHAPMMERPEEFNEILYKWLSETVKD, encoded by the coding sequence ATGCTATTCAATATTAAAAAGAAAAAGAAATATAATTACATAGAGGAAGGAGAAGGGCACCCGCTTGTGTTGTTGCATGGATTGATGGGGGGGCTTTCTAATTTTGAGGCACTTACTAAGTTTTTTGTAGAAAAAGGCTACAAGGTTTATATGCCAGAATTGCCTATTTACTCGCTTCCTGTTCTTAGTACCAATGTATCTAGCATCGCTAAATATGTAACACGCTTTGTGCAAGATGTAATTCAAAAACCCGTTACACTTATTGGAAATTCGCTCGGAGGGCATGTGGGGCTTGTGGTTTCGCTGGAGCATCCAGAGCTAGTTCACTCCCTTGTGCTTACGGGAAGTAGCGGACTGTATGAGAAATCTTTTGGCGAAACTTTCCCTAAAAGAGGAAGTTATGAATATGTTCAGAAGAAAGCAGAAGAGGTTTTTTATGATCCAAGCATTGCGACCAAAGAAGTGGTAGATAGTGTGTACAAAGTGGTGAATGATAATTCTAAAGTAATCAAGACTCTTTACATCGCGCGTAGTGCGATTAAACATAATATGAAAGATGTTTTGCACAAGATACAAATGCCCGTTTGCCTTATTTGGGGAAAACAGGATAATGTAACACCGCCAGATGTGGCTGTGCAATTCGAGGAAGGATTGCCGAATGCAAAGCTTTTTTGGATTGATAAATGTGGGCATGCTCCGATGATGGAACGCCCAGAGGAATTCAACGAGATTTTGTATAAATGGCTTAGCGAAACGGTAAAAGATTAA
- a CDS encoding UDP-N-acetylmuramoyl-L-alanyl-D-glutamate--2,6-diaminopimelate ligase, with translation MRLEQLTYQLPILASFGEMAKEVRGIQFDSRKVEQDDVFVAIVGSLSDGHKFIDSAIEKGAKTIICQNLPEDLKPEITYIQVKNTSISLGKLAANFYDNPSEKIKLVGITGTNGKTTTSSLLYSLGELLGYPCALISTIEIKIHKNSIPSERTTPDILKINEILAQAVEEGCEYAFMEVSSHGIDQHRIEGLKFSGAGFTNITHDHLDYHKTFKNYLEVKKRFFDDLPKSAFAITNLDDKNGEIMLQNTKSKKLGYALKTEAPYKAKVIENQLTGMLLTFNNREVWTSLVGNFNAYNLLLVYAIAVELGWNKDEVLVGISQLKNVNGRFQTFQSKGNITIIVDYAHTPDALENVISTIQKIRTKNENLICVAGCGGDRDKSKRPEMGDAVSELADLAILTSDNPRSEDPEVILAEMEAGVQPQNFRKYLKITDRKEAIKTAINMAESGDIVLIAGKGHETYQEIKGVKHPFDDVLIAKEFTEILNK, from the coding sequence ATGAGATTAGAACAACTCACATATCAGCTACCGATTTTAGCCAGCTTTGGAGAGATGGCTAAAGAAGTTCGTGGCATTCAGTTTGACTCTAGAAAAGTAGAGCAAGACGATGTTTTTGTCGCTATCGTGGGGAGCTTATCAGACGGACACAAATTCATCGACAGCGCGATCGAAAAAGGGGCAAAAACCATAATTTGCCAAAATTTACCCGAAGACTTAAAACCAGAAATCACTTATATTCAAGTTAAAAACACTTCGATTAGTTTAGGGAAATTGGCAGCTAATTTCTATGACAATCCTTCCGAAAAAATTAAATTAGTAGGCATTACAGGTACTAATGGAAAAACCACCACATCAAGCCTACTTTACTCTTTGGGAGAATTGCTTGGCTACCCGTGTGCTTTGATTTCTACCATAGAAATCAAAATCCACAAAAATAGCATTCCGAGCGAACGCACAACGCCAGATATTTTAAAAATCAATGAGATTTTGGCACAAGCGGTAGAAGAAGGTTGCGAATACGCCTTTATGGAAGTGAGCTCTCACGGCATTGATCAACACAGGATTGAGGGGCTAAAGTTCAGCGGAGCGGGCTTTACCAACATTACACACGATCATTTAGACTATCATAAAACTTTTAAAAATTATCTAGAGGTAAAAAAACGCTTTTTTGATGATTTGCCAAAATCTGCTTTTGCCATCACCAATCTCGATGACAAAAACGGAGAAATCATGCTCCAAAACACCAAGTCTAAAAAGCTTGGCTACGCACTCAAAACAGAAGCTCCATACAAAGCTAAAGTAATTGAAAACCAACTTACGGGAATGCTCCTCACTTTTAACAACAGAGAAGTCTGGACATCGCTCGTTGGAAACTTCAATGCATATAATCTGTTGCTAGTTTATGCAATTGCCGTAGAGCTTGGCTGGAATAAAGATGAAGTTTTAGTAGGCATAAGCCAACTTAAAAATGTAAACGGAAGATTCCAAACATTTCAATCAAAAGGCAATATTACCATTATCGTAGATTACGCCCACACGCCAGACGCTCTGGAAAATGTAATCAGCACGATTCAGAAAATTCGTACCAAAAACGAAAATTTGATTTGCGTGGCTGGCTGCGGTGGAGATCGCGACAAAAGCAAACGACCTGAAATGGGCGATGCCGTGTCTGAATTGGCAGATTTAGCCATTTTAACCTCGGACAACCCACGAAGCGAAGACCCTGAGGTGATTTTAGCCGAAATGGAAGCGGGCGTTCAGCCACAGAACTTTAGAAAATATTTAAAAATCACGGACAGAAAAGAGGCTATAAAAACGGCGATTAACATGGCTGAAAGTGGAGACATTGTTCTAATCGCAGGCAAAGGGCACGAAACCTATCAAGAAATTAAAGGGGTAAAACATCCTTTTGACGATGTTTTAATTGCAAAAGAATTCACTGAAATTTTAAATAAATAG
- a CDS encoding FtsL-like putative cell division protein: MAKKKKKVQDYVKGKFLVDEGSINNWKFMGFLALLAMISIISSQYADKQVVKIKKLETKVSNLKSEYAFVHKQLMQHQMRSHVADMVAKDSIKNSTVQPYRMIEK; the protein is encoded by the coding sequence ATGGCTAAGAAGAAAAAGAAGGTTCAGGACTATGTAAAAGGTAAGTTCCTAGTAGATGAGGGCTCCATTAACAATTGGAAATTCATGGGTTTTTTGGCATTGCTAGCAATGATAAGCATTATTAGCTCCCAATACGCCGACAAGCAGGTGGTGAAGATTAAAAAATTAGAGACCAAGGTTTCTAACTTGAAATCAGAATATGCATTTGTACACAAGCAACTTATGCAACACCAAATGAGAAGCCATGTAGCAGACATGGTTGCAAAAGATAGCATAAAGAATTCTACAGTTCAACCCTATAGAATGATTGAAAAATAA